In Streptomyces sp. NBC_00569, a single genomic region encodes these proteins:
- a CDS encoding integrase core domain-containing protein: MIVSLVYQVARKLLAAAAVLLRRDVAKDAELLVLRHENAVLRRQLTKPVRYELADRLWFAGLSSLIPRRRWAQVFPVAPTTLLAWHRRLIALRWDYSKCRSRPGRPSTASAVKALVLQLAKENPAWGCRRIQGELVRLGHPVGSTTVWEILTAAGIDPAPRRSGPTWREFLTAQAEGIIACDFVHIDLVDLRRVYALVFLEHGTRRLHIAGVTAHPNGPWTVQQARNLAVKLGTRAESLRFLLRDRDAKYTESFDAVFSADDIQVVRSAPRAPRMNAHCERVIGTLRREVLDHLLIWNEFHAQHVLDEYVRHYNGHRPHQARRQLPPLALEHPTPMAAPSVHRVLRTRILGGVINEYRHAA, translated from the coding sequence GTGATCGTTTCACTGGTGTACCAGGTGGCGCGGAAGCTGCTGGCAGCCGCGGCGGTGCTGCTGCGCCGGGACGTGGCCAAGGACGCGGAATTGCTGGTGCTGCGGCACGAGAACGCGGTGCTGCGCAGGCAGCTCACGAAGCCGGTTCGCTACGAGCTGGCGGATCGGCTGTGGTTCGCAGGGCTGTCCTCGCTGATTCCGCGGCGCCGGTGGGCGCAGGTGTTCCCGGTGGCGCCCACGACGCTGCTGGCGTGGCACCGCAGGCTGATCGCCCTGAGGTGGGACTACAGCAAGTGCCGGAGCAGGCCCGGTCGACCGTCGACCGCGAGTGCGGTGAAGGCTCTGGTGCTGCAGCTCGCCAAGGAGAATCCGGCCTGGGGCTGCCGACGGATCCAGGGGGAACTCGTCCGGCTCGGACACCCGGTCGGATCGACGACGGTCTGGGAGATCCTCACCGCAGCGGGCATTGATCCAGCCCCACGCCGCAGCGGCCCGACGTGGCGCGAGTTCCTGACCGCGCAAGCCGAGGGGATCATCGCCTGCGACTTCGTCCATATCGACCTGGTCGATCTGCGCCGGGTGTACGCGCTCGTGTTCCTCGAGCACGGCACACGCCGGCTACACATCGCGGGAGTGACTGCCCATCCCAACGGGCCCTGGACGGTGCAACAGGCGAGAAACCTTGCCGTCAAATTGGGTACGCGGGCAGAATCGCTGCGTTTCTTGCTCCGAGACCGGGACGCGAAGTACACCGAGTCCTTCGACGCGGTCTTCTCGGCCGACGACATCCAGGTTGTGAGGAGCGCGCCGCGGGCCCCTCGGATGAACGCCCACTGCGAACGGGTCATCGGCACGCTGCGGCGCGAGGTCCTCGACCACCTCTTGATCTGGAACGAGTTCCACGCCCAGCACGTCCTCGATGAGTACGTCCGGCATTACAACGGTCATCGCCCCCACCAAGCTCGCCGACAGCTCCCTCCCCTCGCCCTGGAGCACCCGACGCCCATGGCCGCTCCGTCCGTTCACCGGGTTCTACGCACCCGAATACTCGGCGGCGTGATCAACGAGTACAGACACGCAGCCTGA